One window from the genome of Amycolatopsis sp. NBC_01480 encodes:
- a CDS encoding AMP-binding protein, producing MGWYDTKPWLASYGDEAVPEVTPTTLPDTFRRTLSAVPDTTAIAYFDARLSYREVDELSDGVARHLLAAGFGRGDRIALVLQNIPQFVLALLGAWKAGGIVVPVNPMYRAGELTHVLTDAGVKAIVCSQRGWHDYIGALVPDSPVEIALTTSELDFQTRDDERVLGQSTRRETPGADDLLEAARSATGELEPVHPALDDVALISYTSGTSGKPKGATNTHGNIGTNAALLAGSAGTAPGAALFALAPLFHITGMVCEIAYAIELSGTLALAYRFEPGVVLDALLEHRPVYMVGPSTAYMALMAHPAASPAHFESFDALYSGGAALPPAVVTAFRERFGRYIHNGYGLTETTAGCVVVPRGVEAPIDPASGTISIGLPIPGTIVRILTDDGAELPPGQAGEIAVEGPMVVPGYWNAPDATAAALPGGRLLTGDIGFMDERGWVYVVDRKKDMINAAGFKVWPREVEDVLYGHPAVREAAVVGVPDEYRGETVKAYVSPAPGQRADPAELVAYCKERLAAYKYPRTVEVLPELPKTASGKILRRELRARGPEGA from the coding sequence ATGGGCTGGTACGACACGAAACCGTGGCTGGCGAGCTATGGGGACGAGGCCGTCCCGGAGGTCACGCCGACCACGCTGCCCGACACCTTCCGGCGGACCCTCTCGGCGGTGCCGGACACCACGGCCATCGCGTACTTCGACGCCCGCCTCAGCTATCGCGAGGTGGACGAGCTGTCCGACGGCGTCGCCCGCCACCTGCTCGCGGCCGGCTTCGGCCGCGGTGACCGGATTGCCCTGGTGCTGCAGAACATCCCGCAGTTCGTGCTGGCGCTGCTCGGCGCGTGGAAGGCCGGCGGCATCGTGGTGCCGGTCAACCCGATGTACCGCGCGGGCGAGCTGACCCACGTGCTCACCGACGCCGGGGTCAAGGCGATCGTCTGCTCGCAGCGCGGCTGGCACGACTACATCGGCGCGCTCGTGCCGGACAGCCCGGTGGAGATCGCGTTGACCACCAGCGAGCTGGACTTCCAGACGCGGGACGACGAACGGGTGCTCGGCCAGTCCACCCGGCGGGAGACACCCGGCGCGGACGACCTGCTCGAGGCTGCCCGTTCGGCGACGGGCGAGCTCGAGCCCGTTCACCCGGCGCTCGACGACGTCGCGTTGATCAGCTACACCTCCGGAACCAGCGGGAAGCCCAAGGGCGCCACCAATACCCACGGCAACATCGGCACCAACGCGGCGCTGCTCGCCGGCTCCGCGGGCACGGCCCCGGGCGCGGCGCTCTTCGCGCTGGCGCCGCTGTTCCACATCACCGGCATGGTGTGCGAAATCGCCTACGCGATCGAGCTCTCGGGGACTCTCGCGCTCGCCTACCGGTTCGAGCCCGGCGTGGTCCTCGACGCGCTGCTGGAGCACCGGCCGGTGTACATGGTCGGCCCGTCGACCGCGTACATGGCGCTGATGGCGCACCCGGCGGCCTCGCCCGCGCACTTCGAATCGTTCGACGCGCTGTACTCCGGTGGCGCGGCGTTGCCGCCGGCTGTGGTGACGGCGTTCCGGGAGCGTTTCGGGCGCTATATCCACAATGGCTACGGCCTCACCGAGACCACCGCGGGCTGCGTGGTCGTGCCGCGGGGCGTGGAGGCGCCCATCGACCCGGCGTCCGGCACCATCTCGATCGGCCTGCCGATCCCCGGCACCATCGTGCGGATCCTCACCGACGACGGGGCCGAGCTGCCGCCGGGCCAGGCCGGCGAGATCGCCGTCGAGGGACCGATGGTGGTGCCCGGCTACTGGAACGCCCCGGACGCCACCGCCGCGGCGCTGCCCGGGGGCCGCCTGCTCACCGGCGACATCGGCTTCATGGACGAGCGCGGCTGGGTTTACGTGGTGGACCGCAAGAAGGACATGATCAACGCGGCCGGGTTCAAGGTGTGGCCGCGTGAGGTGGAAGACGTGCTGTACGGCCATCCCGCGGTGCGCGAGGCCGCCGTGGTGGGCGTGCCGGACGAGTACCGCGGCGAGACCGTGAAGGCGTACGTCAGCCCGGCGCCGGGGCAGCGGGCGGACCCGGCGGAGCTGGTGGCGTACTGCAAGGAACGGCTGGCCGCCTACAAATACCCGCGCACGGTCGAGGTGCTGCCCGAGCTGCCGAAGACCGCCAGCGGCAAGATCCTGCGGCGCGAACTGCGTGCCCGCGGCCCGGAAGGAGCGTGA
- a CDS encoding MFS transporter — protein MSDAGDTSGKLTVEDVHVTDPSVIRRAVGAAAVGNITEWYDFGVYGYLATTIQKVFFTDLPTATGQIATFGVFAVSFLIRPFGGLIFGPLGDRIGRKRVLSLTVILMALGTLLLGVIPSYGAIGIAAPMLVLLARLLQGISTGGEYGNAMTFIAEYAPDRRRGFFGSWLEFGTLTGYAFGATIATVLSAVLTEQQLLTWGWRIPFLIALPLGAVGLYLRQRLEESPAFAQLQSSEERKPVQSLGSELRAVFTKHWPAMLLCAGLVLTWNVTNYMLTSYMPTYLTEALPAHGAGVGTTSSEILQIVVLVVLMFVITFVGRLSDKVGRRPVVMAGCAGLVVLSLPSVLLVRAGGDVATFFGLLLMGLVLVLFSAVLPSTLPALFPTHIRAGGLSIAFNISVSLFGGTTATVMSALVSGTGDLNWPAYYLIIAGVIGAVCTYFMRETARRSLSGSGPTVETEEEARELVAASANGTWPEKN, from the coding sequence ATGTCCGACGCGGGAGACACATCCGGGAAACTGACCGTGGAGGACGTCCACGTCACCGATCCGTCGGTGATCAGACGAGCCGTCGGCGCGGCCGCGGTCGGCAACATCACCGAGTGGTACGACTTCGGCGTCTACGGCTACCTGGCCACGACCATCCAGAAGGTGTTCTTCACCGACCTGCCGACCGCGACCGGGCAGATCGCGACGTTCGGGGTGTTCGCGGTCTCGTTCCTGATCCGGCCGTTCGGCGGGCTGATCTTCGGGCCGCTGGGGGACCGGATCGGCCGCAAGCGCGTGCTGTCGCTCACGGTCATCCTGATGGCGCTGGGCACGCTCCTGCTCGGCGTCATCCCGAGCTACGGCGCGATCGGCATCGCCGCGCCCATGCTGGTGCTGCTGGCCCGGCTGCTGCAGGGCATCTCGACCGGCGGCGAGTACGGCAACGCGATGACGTTCATCGCGGAGTACGCGCCGGACCGCCGCCGCGGGTTCTTCGGCAGCTGGCTGGAGTTCGGCACGCTCACCGGGTACGCCTTCGGCGCGACGATCGCGACCGTGCTGAGCGCGGTGCTCACCGAGCAGCAGCTGCTCACCTGGGGCTGGCGGATCCCGTTCCTGATCGCGCTGCCGCTGGGCGCGGTCGGGCTGTACCTGCGGCAGCGGCTGGAGGAGTCGCCCGCGTTCGCCCAGCTGCAGAGCTCGGAGGAGCGCAAACCGGTGCAGTCGCTGGGCAGCGAGCTGCGCGCGGTGTTCACCAAGCACTGGCCCGCGATGCTGCTGTGCGCCGGGCTGGTGCTCACCTGGAACGTCACGAACTACATGCTGACCAGCTACATGCCGACGTACCTCACCGAGGCGCTGCCCGCGCACGGCGCCGGCGTCGGCACCACGTCCTCGGAGATCCTGCAGATCGTCGTGCTGGTGGTGCTGATGTTCGTGATCACGTTCGTCGGACGGCTGTCGGACAAGGTGGGCCGCCGCCCGGTCGTGATGGCCGGCTGCGCCGGGCTGGTGGTGCTCTCGCTCCCGTCGGTGCTGCTGGTGCGGGCCGGCGGCGACGTCGCCACGTTCTTCGGCCTGCTGCTGATGGGCCTGGTGCTGGTGCTCTTCTCCGCGGTCCTGCCGTCCACGCTGCCGGCGCTCTTCCCCACGCACATCCGCGCGGGCGGGCTGTCGATCGCGTTCAACATCTCGGTTTCGCTGTTCGGCGGCACGACCGCGACGGTGATGAGCGCGCTCGTCTCCGGCACCGGCGACCTGAACTGGCCCGCGTACTACCTGATCATCGCCGGGGTGATCGGCGCCGTCTGCACGTACTTCATGCGCGAGACCGCGCGCCGGTCGCTGTCCGGCTCCGGACCGACGGTGGAGACCGAGGAAGAGGCGCGCGAGCTGGTCGCGGCCTCGGCCAACGGCACCTGGCCGGAGAAGAACTGA
- a CDS encoding SDR family oxidoreductase, which translates to MSAGVVVTGGGGGIGAALARRFAADGARVVVADLNGDTAAEVAAEVGGTAFAGDVASEDGVTKLIAAARETLGEIDVFCANAGIAPFGGEQSTEEDWARTWDVNVMSHVRAARLLLPAWLERGKGHFIATASAAGLLTSLGSAPYSVTKHGALAFAEWLSATYRHRGLTVQAICPQGVRTAMLESTGERGKLLMEASAIEPAQVADALFAAIEEGRFLVLPHEEVAQYYAARATQTDRWLGGMNKLQRKMEELPEQG; encoded by the coding sequence ACCGGGGGTGGTGGCGGGATCGGCGCGGCGCTGGCCCGGCGGTTCGCCGCCGACGGCGCCCGTGTGGTGGTCGCGGACCTCAACGGGGACACCGCCGCCGAGGTGGCGGCTGAGGTCGGAGGGACCGCGTTCGCCGGGGACGTCGCGAGCGAGGACGGCGTCACGAAGCTCATCGCCGCCGCGCGCGAAACGCTGGGCGAGATCGACGTCTTCTGCGCGAACGCGGGCATCGCGCCGTTCGGCGGGGAGCAGTCGACCGAAGAGGACTGGGCGCGCACCTGGGACGTCAACGTGATGTCGCACGTCCGCGCGGCCCGGCTGCTGCTGCCGGCCTGGCTCGAGCGCGGCAAGGGGCATTTCATCGCGACGGCGTCCGCCGCGGGCCTGCTGACCAGCCTCGGCTCCGCGCCGTACTCGGTGACCAAGCACGGCGCGCTGGCCTTCGCCGAATGGCTTTCCGCGACCTACCGCCACCGCGGCCTGACCGTGCAGGCGATCTGCCCGCAGGGCGTGCGTACGGCGATGCTGGAGAGCACCGGCGAGCGCGGCAAGCTGCTGATGGAAGCGTCGGCGATCGAGCCGGCGCAGGTGGCCGACGCGTTGTTCGCCGCCATCGAGGAGGGCCGTTTCCTGGTGCTGCCGCACGAAGAAGTCGCCCAGTACTACGCGGCGCGCGCCACCCAGACCGACCGCTGGCTCGGTGGTATGAACAAGTTGCAGCGCAAGATGGAAGAGCTGCCCGAACAGGGCTGA
- a CDS encoding phosphotriesterase family protein: MVDTVRGEVAPGALGKVLMHEHIFVLSPEFVANYPEHDGFDELVHVPEAIEKLRALKAAGIDTIVDPTVIGLGRYIPRVQKIAAEVDLNIVVATGLYTYNELPHYLSLRGPGTMLGGDDPMVAMFVGDLTDGIADTGVKAGVLKCATDEPGVTPGVERVLRAVAKAHRETGAPIMTHTHAGTRRGLEQQDVFESEGVDLARVLIGHSGDTTDLDYLTALADRGSLLGMDRFGIDSFLPFEDRVATVAALCERGYAGSMVLSQDASCYMDWLEAPVREAVLPNWHYLHITEDVLPALRARGVAESDLTKMLVDNPQRFLTRGSGY; the protein is encoded by the coding sequence GTGGTCGACACAGTGCGTGGCGAGGTGGCGCCCGGGGCCCTGGGCAAGGTGCTGATGCACGAGCACATTTTCGTGCTGAGCCCGGAATTCGTGGCCAATTACCCCGAGCACGACGGGTTCGACGAGCTGGTGCACGTGCCGGAGGCGATCGAGAAGCTGCGGGCGCTCAAGGCCGCGGGGATCGACACGATCGTCGACCCGACCGTGATCGGGCTGGGCCGGTACATCCCGCGGGTGCAGAAGATCGCCGCCGAGGTCGACCTCAACATCGTTGTGGCGACTGGGTTGTACACGTACAACGAGCTGCCGCACTACCTCTCGCTGCGCGGCCCCGGCACGATGCTGGGCGGCGACGACCCGATGGTCGCGATGTTCGTCGGCGACCTCACCGACGGCATCGCCGACACGGGGGTGAAGGCCGGGGTGCTCAAGTGCGCCACCGACGAACCGGGCGTGACGCCGGGCGTCGAGCGGGTGCTGCGGGCCGTCGCGAAGGCGCATCGCGAGACCGGCGCGCCGATCATGACGCACACCCACGCGGGCACCCGGCGCGGGCTGGAGCAGCAGGACGTGTTCGAGTCCGAGGGCGTCGACCTGGCCCGGGTGCTGATCGGGCACAGCGGCGACACGACGGACCTGGACTACCTGACGGCCCTGGCCGACCGCGGCTCGCTGCTCGGCATGGACCGGTTCGGGATCGACTCGTTCCTGCCGTTCGAGGACCGCGTGGCGACGGTCGCGGCCCTGTGCGAGCGCGGGTATGCGGGCAGCATGGTGCTTTCGCAGGACGCGTCGTGCTACATGGACTGGCTGGAGGCGCCGGTCCGCGAGGCGGTGCTGCCCAACTGGCACTACCTGCACATCACCGAAGACGTGCTGCCGGCCCTGCGCGCCCGCGGCGTCGCCGAGTCCGACCTGACCAAGATGCTGGTCGACAACCCGCAGCGGTTCCTGACCCGGGGGAGCGGCTACTGA
- a CDS encoding lectin translates to MGKRRLLLRLSGAGLLAAALAIPVSAPAGAATLVSDPASLVNPFIGTSNQADDFPGADVPFGMAQWSPDTPSRPSGGGYEYNDNSITGFSLTHLSGPGCGADGDVPILPTVGGVDAGARDSFSHANESGTAGYYSVGLDNGVKTELTAALRSGMAKFTFPSSTQSNLVFKLNGSQNGTSDQTWNVVSPTEVSGSVTSGHFCGAGFTYTLYFDLVFDRPFATSGTAAAPAVTPKAEPGKLHGQAAAAKPAAPAAGPASSYVRFDTTSNPTVQAKVGVSYVSVANAVANRAADLPSFDFNGTKQAAHDSWNSMLGRIQVGGGTAAQQRIFYTALYHSLLHPNVFSDSNGQYIGFDNQVHTVASGHKAQYANFSGWDIYRTQAQLSALVAPAETSDIAQSMITDYAQGGTLPKWAQNNGETDVMVGDPAAPILANYYAFGARGFDTAAALAAMEHQASEPNNDRPWLADLNSPGYIPGNVDSNYECCNAYGPVSTQLEYDSADFAVSAFAGALGDTANQAFYAGRAQNWKNTFNPASGFMQPKDSSGAWSGGFDPKSQSGFVEGTSWQYTGMVPFNVAGLAKARGGNASLVSYLDSVLSDFHYGDGSKSDLGNEPSLELPWEYDYVGQPYKTQKVVRQVQDQIWTDAPGGLAGNDDLGAMSAWYVFSALGFYPMTPGTADLALGSPLFTQSVTTLPSGKTLTVNAPTAADNAPYVQSATWNGGAWNNAYVPTSAITAGGTLAFTLGTTANTGWAASSPPPSYESGSLPHLGTLTSGIAGKCADVDHSGTASPTKVQIYTCNPTGAQQWYAAPDGSLQAEGGCLDVSNSGTAEDTLVQRWHCNGSVAQVWQPGANGSLVNPNSGRCLDDPQSTTVDGTQLRIHTCNGTPAQSWTHN, encoded by the coding sequence ATGGGCAAGCGTCGACTATTACTGAGATTGTCGGGCGCGGGCCTGCTGGCCGCCGCGCTCGCGATTCCCGTTTCCGCCCCGGCCGGGGCCGCGACCCTGGTCTCCGATCCGGCGTCGCTGGTGAACCCGTTCATCGGCACTTCCAACCAGGCGGACGACTTCCCGGGCGCGGACGTGCCGTTCGGCATGGCCCAGTGGAGCCCGGACACCCCCAGCCGGCCCAGCGGCGGCGGCTACGAATACAACGACAATTCCATCACCGGATTCAGTTTGACGCATTTGTCCGGTCCGGGCTGTGGCGCGGACGGCGACGTCCCCATTCTGCCCACCGTCGGCGGGGTGGACGCCGGGGCCAGGGATTCGTTTTCGCACGCCAATGAGTCCGGGACCGCCGGGTATTACTCCGTCGGCCTCGACAATGGCGTGAAAACGGAGCTGACCGCCGCCCTGCGCTCCGGCATGGCCAAGTTCACCTTCCCGTCGAGCACCCAGTCCAATCTGGTCTTCAAGCTCAACGGCAGCCAGAACGGCACCTCGGACCAGACCTGGAACGTGGTCAGCCCGACCGAGGTGTCCGGCTCGGTGACCTCCGGGCACTTCTGCGGCGCCGGCTTCACCTACACGCTCTACTTCGACCTGGTCTTCGACCGGCCGTTCGCGACCAGCGGCACCGCCGCGGCGCCCGCCGTCACGCCGAAGGCCGAGCCGGGCAAGCTGCACGGCCAGGCCGCCGCGGCCAAACCGGCGGCTCCGGCGGCCGGGCCCGCCAGCTCGTACGTCCGGTTCGACACCACCTCCAACCCCACCGTGCAGGCGAAGGTCGGTGTGTCCTACGTGTCGGTGGCGAACGCGGTGGCGAACCGGGCGGCCGACCTGCCGTCGTTCGACTTCAACGGCACCAAGCAGGCCGCGCACGACTCGTGGAACTCGATGCTCGGGCGCATCCAGGTGGGCGGCGGCACGGCCGCGCAGCAGCGGATCTTCTACACCGCGCTGTACCACTCCCTGTTGCACCCCAACGTGTTCTCCGACTCCAACGGCCAGTACATCGGCTTCGACAACCAGGTGCACACCGTCGCGAGTGGACACAAGGCGCAGTACGCCAACTTCTCCGGCTGGGACATCTACCGCACCCAGGCGCAGCTTTCGGCGCTGGTCGCACCGGCCGAGACCAGTGACATCGCGCAGTCCATGATCACCGACTACGCCCAGGGCGGCACGCTGCCCAAGTGGGCGCAGAACAACGGCGAGACCGACGTGATGGTCGGGGACCCGGCCGCGCCGATCCTGGCGAACTACTACGCGTTCGGCGCCCGCGGGTTCGACACCGCCGCGGCACTGGCCGCGATGGAGCACCAGGCGAGCGAGCCGAACAACGACCGGCCCTGGCTCGCCGACCTGAACTCGCCCGGCTACATCCCGGGCAACGTCGACAGCAACTACGAATGCTGCAACGCCTACGGCCCGGTCTCCACGCAGCTGGAGTACGACTCCGCGGACTTCGCGGTCTCGGCGTTCGCCGGGGCGCTGGGGGACACGGCGAACCAGGCCTTCTACGCCGGCCGCGCGCAGAACTGGAAGAACACCTTCAACCCGGCCAGCGGTTTCATGCAGCCGAAGGACTCCAGTGGCGCGTGGAGCGGCGGGTTCGACCCGAAGAGCCAGTCCGGCTTCGTCGAGGGCACCTCGTGGCAGTACACCGGCATGGTGCCGTTCAACGTGGCCGGTCTCGCGAAAGCGCGCGGCGGCAACGCTTCGCTGGTGAGCTACCTCGACAGCGTGCTGTCGGACTTCCACTACGGCGACGGCAGCAAGTCCGACCTGGGCAACGAGCCGAGCCTGGAACTGCCGTGGGAGTACGACTACGTCGGGCAGCCGTACAAAACACAGAAGGTCGTGCGGCAGGTCCAGGACCAGATCTGGACCGACGCCCCCGGCGGGCTGGCCGGCAACGACGACCTCGGCGCGATGAGCGCGTGGTACGTCTTCTCCGCACTCGGCTTCTACCCGATGACGCCGGGCACGGCGGACCTCGCGCTCGGCAGCCCGCTGTTCACGCAGTCCGTGACCACGCTGCCCAGCGGGAAAACGCTGACCGTCAACGCGCCGACCGCCGCCGACAACGCGCCGTACGTGCAGAGCGCCACCTGGAACGGCGGGGCGTGGAACAACGCGTACGTCCCGACGTCGGCGATCACGGCGGGCGGCACGCTCGCGTTCACCTTGGGCACCACGGCCAACACGGGCTGGGCGGCCTCCAGCCCGCCGCCCTCGTACGAGAGCGGGAGCTTGCCGCACCTGGGCACGCTGACCTCGGGGATCGCCGGAAAGTGCGCCGATGTCGACCACAGCGGCACGGCGAGCCCGACGAAGGTCCAGATCTACACCTGCAACCCGACCGGCGCCCAGCAGTGGTACGCCGCGCCGGACGGTTCGTTGCAGGCCGAGGGCGGCTGCCTCGACGTCTCCAACAGCGGCACCGCCGAGGACACCCTGGTCCAGCGGTGGCACTGCAACGGCAGCGTCGCGCAGGTCTGGCAGCCCGGCGCCAACGGCTCGCTGGTGAACCCGAATTCCGGGCGCTGCCTCGACGATCCGCAGTCCACCACGGTCGACGGCACCCAGCTGCGGATCCACACCTGCAACGGCACCCCGGCGCAGAGCTGGACGCACAACTGA
- a CDS encoding TetR/AcrR family transcriptional regulator gives MASAQADVPRRLLQHATKLFAKKGFDRTSVQEIVEAAGVTKGAMYHYFDSKDDLLYEIYARVLREQTAQLEKVADSDAPLRARLATAASDVVVSSIENLDDNTIFLQSMHQLSTEKRKAVRAERRKYHERFRRLIEEGQAGGDFRADKPADLVVDFFFGSVHHLGSWYRRGGPLGAREVGDQFADLLLSMLRPES, from the coding sequence ATGGCGAGCGCGCAAGCCGACGTCCCGCGCCGCCTCCTTCAGCACGCGACGAAGCTGTTCGCGAAAAAGGGCTTCGACCGCACGTCGGTGCAGGAGATCGTGGAGGCGGCGGGCGTCACCAAAGGCGCGATGTACCACTACTTCGACTCCAAGGACGACCTGCTTTACGAGATCTACGCCCGCGTCCTGCGCGAGCAGACTGCCCAACTGGAAAAGGTCGCCGACAGCGACGCCCCATTGCGCGCCCGCCTGGCCACCGCCGCGTCCGATGTGGTCGTCAGCAGCATCGAAAACCTGGACGACAACACGATTTTCCTGCAGTCCATGCACCAGCTGAGCACGGAGAAGCGCAAAGCGGTGCGCGCGGAACGCCGCAAGTACCACGAGCGTTTCCGCCGGCTGATCGAAGAAGGCCAGGCGGGTGGGGATTTCCGGGCGGACAAGCCGGCGGATCTGGTGGTGGACTTCTTTTTCGGTTCGGTGCACCACCTGGGCAGCTGGTATCGGCGGGGTGGGCCGTTGGGGGCGCGTGAGGTGGGGGACCAGTTCGCCGATCTGCTGTTGTCGATGTTGAGACCGGAAAGCTGA
- a CDS encoding helix-turn-helix transcriptional regulator yields MAQRDEESVGRRIHRLRTGLGLTQRELAAPTYTPGYVSAVESDRRTPSAEAMRHFAFRLGLDLEELATGRTADPLAAQELALLEAVIAGDRRRIATHASGPLRARALTDLAALTPDTATLHDEAALLAQSNTGRAVRTPDAATLYEEATTLLTDEPPHLRVEANAGRAVRLRRSGEFRYARHLLRTIRDELHESGHPDPAALVFVDAHLAACDVQVGDDSSPAAAEALALALPSPELSRDLHLRLARTLLAAGRFDDARLAVAQARAAHRQLGLRAELALCHQARARARQSAGDLSGAAADLGQSRAMLTAGGEHQAAADVGTELAGVHRELGNVTGARALLEDVLATAEPDTRTAARAHRQLGLLLLLVNESTAAERSLRTAVSIFERTGPGHDLARALLDLSDVLAPAAAAEALSAGLRSVERMARSATG; encoded by the coding sequence ATGGCGCAACGAGACGAGGAGTCGGTGGGCCGCCGGATCCACCGGCTGCGCACCGGGCTCGGCCTGACCCAACGCGAACTCGCGGCGCCCACCTACACCCCCGGCTACGTCTCGGCAGTCGAGAGCGACCGGCGCACGCCCTCGGCGGAAGCGATGCGGCACTTCGCCTTCCGGCTCGGGCTGGATCTGGAGGAACTGGCCACCGGCCGGACCGCGGACCCCCTCGCCGCCCAGGAGCTGGCCCTGCTGGAAGCCGTGATCGCGGGCGACCGGCGGCGGATCGCCACTCACGCGAGTGGCCCGTTGAGGGCGCGAGCGCTCACGGACCTCGCCGCCCTGACACCCGACACAGCCACACTGCACGACGAAGCCGCCCTGCTCGCCCAGTCGAACACGGGCCGGGCAGTACGGACACCCGACGCGGCCACGCTGTACGAAGAAGCCACCACCCTGCTCACCGACGAGCCACCCCACCTGCGCGTCGAGGCAAACGCGGGACGGGCCGTGCGGCTGCGGCGGTCCGGCGAGTTCCGGTACGCCCGGCACCTGCTGCGCACGATCCGCGACGAGCTGCACGAGTCCGGCCATCCCGACCCGGCCGCGCTCGTGTTCGTCGATGCGCACCTGGCGGCCTGCGACGTCCAGGTCGGCGACGACAGTTCCCCGGCCGCCGCGGAAGCCCTCGCGCTGGCCCTGCCGAGCCCGGAACTCAGCCGCGACCTGCACCTGCGGCTCGCCCGCACGCTGCTGGCCGCTGGACGGTTCGACGACGCCCGCCTGGCCGTGGCGCAGGCGCGCGCGGCGCACCGGCAGCTGGGCCTGCGGGCCGAACTCGCGCTGTGCCACCAGGCCAGGGCCCGCGCCCGCCAGTCCGCGGGCGACCTCTCGGGCGCCGCCGCGGATCTCGGCCAGTCCCGCGCCATGCTCACGGCAGGCGGCGAACACCAGGCAGCCGCCGACGTCGGCACCGAGCTGGCGGGCGTGCACCGCGAGCTGGGCAACGTCACGGGTGCCCGGGCCTTGCTCGAAGACGTCCTCGCCACGGCGGAGCCGGACACACGCACGGCCGCGCGCGCCCACCGTCAGCTCGGGCTGCTTTTGTTGCTGGTCAACGAAAGCACGGCCGCCGAACGCTCCCTCCGCACCGCGGTGTCGATCTTCGAACGGACCGGCCCCGGCCACGACCTGGCCCGGGCCCTGCTCGACCTGTCCGACGTCCTGGCCCCCGCCGCCGCGGCCGAAGCACTCAGCGCGGGCCTGCGCAGCGTCGAACGCATGGCCCGCTCGGCGACCGGATAG
- a CDS encoding enoyl-CoA hydratase-related protein, which translates to MPAEESTVEESTVDGVRYGVAAPVATLTFDRPERSNAMDRAMQVRYGARLREADADPAVRAVVVTGAGRAFCPGADLGLLDNTAEAPPVTEADREGYRDVLAAAFVRVPVVAAINGGCAGLGFVIACAADVRFAAAGAKFTTAFARRGLIAEYGVAKLLTELIGRGRALDLLLSARTFTAEQALEYGLVQAVVPAGELALRAHAYATELATYSAPRSMATIKDQVTREPAMPLEQAAVTSTGLMLESFAHPEVVEGVASWNERRPPRFPPHTGD; encoded by the coding sequence TTGCCCGCTGAAGAGTCCACTGTTGAAGAGTCCACTGTGGATGGTGTCCGGTACGGGGTGGCCGCGCCGGTCGCCACGCTCACCTTCGACCGGCCCGAGCGGAGCAACGCGATGGACCGCGCCATGCAGGTGCGCTACGGCGCCCGGCTGCGCGAGGCCGACGCCGACCCGGCCGTCCGCGCGGTGGTGGTGACCGGCGCCGGGCGCGCCTTCTGCCCCGGCGCGGACCTGGGCCTGCTGGACAACACCGCCGAGGCGCCGCCGGTGACCGAGGCCGACCGGGAGGGCTACCGCGACGTGCTCGCCGCCGCGTTCGTTCGGGTCCCGGTCGTCGCCGCGATCAACGGCGGCTGCGCGGGCCTCGGTTTTGTCATCGCGTGCGCCGCCGACGTGCGGTTCGCCGCCGCGGGCGCGAAGTTCACCACGGCGTTCGCGCGCCGCGGGCTGATCGCCGAGTACGGTGTCGCGAAGCTGCTGACGGAACTCATCGGCCGCGGCCGCGCGCTGGACCTGCTGCTCTCGGCCCGCACGTTCACCGCCGAGCAGGCGCTGGAATACGGGCTGGTGCAGGCGGTCGTGCCCGCGGGCGAGCTGGCGCTGCGCGCGCACGCGTACGCCACCGAACTCGCCACGTACAGCGCCCCGCGCTCGATGGCGACGATCAAGGACCAGGTCACCCGCGAACCCGCGATGCCGCTGGAACAGGCAGCCGTGACGTCGACCGGGCTGATGCTGGAATCCTTTGCCCACCCGGAAGTCGTCGAGGGCGTGGCCAGCTGGAACGAACGGCGGCCGCCCCGGTTCCCGCCCCACACCGGAGACTGA